A window from Citrus sinensis cultivar Valencia sweet orange chromosome 5, DVS_A1.0, whole genome shotgun sequence encodes these proteins:
- the LOC107178889 gene encoding uncharacterized protein LOC107178889 yields the protein MSNRRRKLIADESDEETKDSHLNLSIPTDFLRPSSSVGPSRGRDTLEYPRPLTISPSPELELVGNRGGPASGSGENHGSGGVGVPEEVGDGEGSSSEPSRPPKRRNLGHRVEADSYPIDYIACATIQTDLFKLRNLYNIPEEVLLVILGKGDRCGSEEPSLVEVKHLYQLRSSPKEAGWYYFISSSAKRKPITGFPSSCKNWKNKFFFAGGSWCPAARSLGGDIYLPTHFVTPESWGLVKDLEDRPLLQVKTALVNASTCQDLLSPTNLVSSGLVDIAAGMDNKILNAMSRKRGRAPSSSSNPPPPPKKTNVGPSKAHVPALPPPPPRKSGGEKTSDKSPEDIESMNLSELAGSVQRVSFRLATLVSCYKNGSTRHERRLQADNQELKKKAESADRSKEKLAELNKQITDLEEKVAVAESTTSKLEGELGGLKSDLQATQSERDTLRTALEGEIKSLSEQLAEAKDKSADVDDRLDAEYDSGVAFCYKCIMFVLKEEYPELDMSKLEAGVQRYMAEADQRDKEQGDQDQVEAALGGVQVEEAGDRAPEVGQGSVPPLPDVADSPLPEIVDPSTVEAADPHNP from the exons ATGTCAAATCGGAGAAGGAAGTTGATTGCGGATGAAAGTGACGAAGAAACAAAGGATTCGCACCTTAACTTGTCGATACCCACTGATTTCTTACGTCCCTCCAGTAGTGTAGGCCCCTCCCGTGGTAGGGATACCCTTGAGTACCCACGTCCCCTAACCATTTCACCCTCCCCTGAATTAGAGCTTGTAGGAAATAGAGGGGGACCTGCGTCGGGCTCTGGCGAGAACCACGGTTCTGGTGGGGTTGGGGTTCCTGAAGAAGTGGGCGATGGTGAGGGAAGCAGTTCCGAGCCGAGCCGACCTCCTAAAAGGAGAAACCTTGGCCATAGGGTGGAGGCGGATTCTTACCCTATTGATTACATAGCTTGTGCCACCATCCAAACTGATCTATTCAAGCTTAGGAACCTCTACAACATTCCTGAGGAGGTTCTCCTTGTAATTCTTGGGAAAGGTGAC AGGTGTGGATCAGAGGAGCCCTCCCTTGTTGAAGTGAAACATTTATACCAATTGAGGAGTAGCCCGAAGGAAGCAGGCTGGTATTACTTCATATCGAGCTCTGCGAAGAGGAAGCCAATCACCGGCTTCCCTTCCTCGTGcaaaaattggaagaacaaattcttctttgctggAGGAAGTTGGTGTCCAGCAGCCCGTTCGTTGGGTGGTGATATTTACCTTCCAACGCATTTTGTCACCCCAG aATCGTGGGGTTTAGTTAAGGATCTTGAAGACCGACCTTTGCTCCAGGTTAAAACTGCTCTGGTGAACGCGTCTACCTGCCAAGATCTCCTGTCACCAACAAACTTGGTTAGTTCGGGCTTAGTAGATATTGCTGCTGGAATGGATAACAAGATCCTCAACGCGATGAGCAGAAAGCGTGGTCGGGCTCCAAGCAGCTCCAGCAACCCTCCCCCTCCTCCAAAGAAAACCAACGTCGGTCCTTCCAAGGCTCATGTTCCTGCTCTGCCCCCTCCTCCACCTCGTAAGAGTGGTGGGGAGAAAACTTCCGATAAGAGTCCTGAG GACATCGAGAGTATGAACCTCTCAGAGCTAGCTGGTTCTGTTCAAAGAGTCTCCTTCAGGCTGGCCACCTTGGTTTCGTGTTACAAGAACGGGTCCACGCGCCATGAGAGGAGGCTTCAAGCTGACAATCaggagttgaagaagaaagctgAATCTGCTGATCGCTCGAAGGAGAAGCTGGCTGAGCTGAACAAGCAGATCACGGACCTGGAGGAGAAAGTTGCTGTTGCTGAGTCCACCACCTCCAAACTTGAGGGTGAGTTGGGTGGCCTGAAGTCTGATCTTCAAGCTACTCAAAGTGAGAGAGATACTTTGAGGACCGCCCTTGAGGGAGAAATCAAATCTCTGAGCGAGCAGCTAGCTGAGGCGAAAGACAAATCTGCTGATGTAGATGATCGGCTGGATGCAGAGTATGACTCTGGGGTTGCTTTCTGCTACAAGTGCATCATGTTTGTGCTTAAGGAAGAGTATCCCGAGTTGGACATGAGCAAACTGGAAGCTGGGGTGCAGAGATATATGGCTGAGGCCGATCAGAGGGATAAGGAACAGGGCGATCAAGACCAGGTGGAGGCGGCCTTAGGAGGGGTGCAGGTGGAGGAAGCAGGAGATCGTGCTCCTGAAGTTGGTCAAGGGTCAGTGCCTCCTCTCCCCGACGTTGCTGATTCTCCTCTCCCGGAGATTGTTGATCCCTCAACTGTCGAGGCTGCTGATCCTCATAACCCTTAG